The Xenopus tropicalis strain Nigerian chromosome 2, UCB_Xtro_10.0, whole genome shotgun sequence genome window below encodes:
- the ctps1 gene encoding CTP synthase 1 isoform X1, which yields MKYILVTGGVISGIGKGVIASSIGTILKSSNLHVTSIKIDPYINIDAGTFSPYEHGEVFVLDDGGEVDLDLGNYERFLDIRLTKDNNLTTGKIYQSVINKERKGDYLGKTVQVVPHITDAIQEWVMRQALIPVDEDGIEPEVCVIELGGTVGDIESMPFVEAFRQFQFKARRENFCNIHVSLVPQPSATGEQKTKPTQNSVRELRGLGLSPDLVVCRCSTPLDTSVKEKISMFCHVEPQQVICVHDVSSIYRVPLLLEEQGVVEYFRQRLDLPISRQPRRLLMKWKEMADRYERLLESCSIALVGKYTKFSDSYASVIKALEHSALAINHRLEIKYIDSADLEQETLQEEPVRYHEAWQKLCSSDGILVPGGFGVRGTEGKIQAIAWARKQKKPFLGVCLGMQLAVVEFARDVLGWKDANSTEFNPKTSHPVVIDMPEHNPGQMGGTMRLGKRRTIFHYQNSVMKKLYGGHEYVEERHRHRYEVNPELRRELETRGLKFVGQDTEGERMEIVELEDHPYFVGVQYHPEFLSRPIKPSPPYFGLLLASVGRLSQYIERGCRLSPRDTYSDRSENSSPDAEIAELKLPVIDHE from the exons GTGAAGTATTTGTGCTGGATGATGGAGGTGAAGTGGACCTCGACCTTGGCAATTATGAACGTTTTCTAGACATCCGATTAACAAAAGATAATAATTTAACAACAGGAAAAATCTACCAGTCTGTTATTAACAAGGAGAGAAAAGGCGATTACCTTGGAAAAACCGTTCAAG ttgttcCTCACATCACAGATGCAATCCAAGAGTGGGTAATGAGACAAGCTCTTATTCCAGTGGATGAAGATGGTATAGAACCAGAAGTCTGTGTGATAGAG CTTGGGGGCACTGTAGGAGATATTGAAAGCATGCCTTTTGTGGAAGCATTTCGTCAGTTCCAGTTCAAAGCTCGCAGAGAAAACTTCTGCAATATTCATGTCAGCCTTGTACCTCAG CCTAGTGCTACTGGGGAGCAGAAAACCAAACCTACACAGAACAGTGTGCGGGAACTCCGTGGGCTGGGCCTATCGCCAGACTTG GTGGTGTGTAGGTGTTCCACTCCACTAGACACTTCAGTTAAGGAGAAAATATCCATGTTCTGTCATGTAGAGCCACAGCAG GTTATCTGTGTTCATGATGTTTCGTCAATATATAGAGTTCCTCTATTGCTGGAGGAACAGGGAGTTGTGGAATATTTCCGCCAGCGGCTGGATCTTCCCATCAGTCGCCAGCCTCGAAGATTACTCATGAAGTGGAAAGAGATGGCAGACAG ATATGAACGCTTGTTGGAATCCTGCAGTATTGCTTTAGTAGGAAAGTATACAAAATTCTCAGATTCTTATGCTTCTGTAATCAAGGCTCTGGAACATTCTGCACTAGCAATAAACCATCGCCTGGAAATCAAG TATATAGATTCTGCAGATTTAGAGCAAGAAACCCTTCAGGAAGAGCCTGTACGTTATCACGAAGCTTGGCAGAAGCTTTGCAGCTCAGA TGGGATCTTGGTTCCTGGAGGATTTGGGGTACGAGGAACAGAAGGGAAGATTCAGGCAATAGCCTGGGCACGAAAACAGAAGAAGCCTTTTTTGG GGGTGTGCCTAGGAATGCAGTTGGCTGTTGTTGAATTTGCACGAGATGTCCTGGGCTGGAAAG ATGCTAATTCCACAGAATTCAACCCTAAAACAAGTCATCCTGTG gTAATTGACATGCCCGAACATAACCCTGGTCAGATGGGGGGAACCATGAGGTTAGGCAAAAGAAGGACCATCTTTCATTACCAGAATTCAGTCATGA AGAAATTATATGGAGGCCATGAGTATGTAGAAGAGAGACACCGCCACAGATATGAG GTGAACCCAGAACTTCGAAGAGAGCTGGAAACCCGAGGCCTAAAGTTTGTAGGTCAGGATACTGAAGGAGAAAGGATGGAGATTGTTGAATTGGAAG ATCATCCTTATTTTGTTGGTGTTCAGTATCATCCAGAATTTCTATCACGTCCCATCAAGCCTTCACCTCCATATTTTGGCTTGTTACTGGCGTCTGTGGGAAGACTTTCTCAGTATATAGAAAGAGGATGCCGGCTTTCACCTAG GGACACATACAGCGACAGAAGTGAGAACAGTTCTCCTGATGCAGAAATAGCAGAACTCAAGTTACCGGTGATTGATCACGAGTGA
- the ctps1 gene encoding CTP synthase 1 isoform X2: MKYILVTGGVISGIGKGVIASSIGTILKSSNLHVTSIKIDPYINIDAGTFSPYEHGEVFVLDDGGEVDLDLGNYERFLDIRLTKDNNLTTGKIYQSVINKERKGDYLGKTVQVVPHITDAIQEWVMRQALIPVDEDGIEPEVCVIELGGTVGDIESMPFVEAFRQFQFKARRENFCNIHVSLVPQPSATGEQKTKPTQNSVRELRGLGLSPDLVVCRCSTPLDTSVKEKISMFCHVEPQQVICVHDVSSIYRVPLLLEEQGVVEYFRQRLDLPISRQPRRLLMKWKEMADRYERLLESCSIALVGKYTKFSDSYASVIKALEHSALAINHRLEIKYIDSADLEQETLQEEPVRYHEAWQKLCSSDGILVPGGFGVRGTEGKIQAIAWARKQKKPFLGVCLGMQLAVVEFARDVLGWKDANSTEFNPKTSHPVVIDMPEHNPGQMGGTMRLGKRRTIFHYQNSVMKKLYGGHEYVEERHRHRYEVNPELRRELETRGLKFVGQDTEGERMEIVELEDHPYFVGVQYHPEFLSRPIKPSPPYFGLLLASVGRLSQYIERGCRLSPR; this comes from the exons GTGAAGTATTTGTGCTGGATGATGGAGGTGAAGTGGACCTCGACCTTGGCAATTATGAACGTTTTCTAGACATCCGATTAACAAAAGATAATAATTTAACAACAGGAAAAATCTACCAGTCTGTTATTAACAAGGAGAGAAAAGGCGATTACCTTGGAAAAACCGTTCAAG ttgttcCTCACATCACAGATGCAATCCAAGAGTGGGTAATGAGACAAGCTCTTATTCCAGTGGATGAAGATGGTATAGAACCAGAAGTCTGTGTGATAGAG CTTGGGGGCACTGTAGGAGATATTGAAAGCATGCCTTTTGTGGAAGCATTTCGTCAGTTCCAGTTCAAAGCTCGCAGAGAAAACTTCTGCAATATTCATGTCAGCCTTGTACCTCAG CCTAGTGCTACTGGGGAGCAGAAAACCAAACCTACACAGAACAGTGTGCGGGAACTCCGTGGGCTGGGCCTATCGCCAGACTTG GTGGTGTGTAGGTGTTCCACTCCACTAGACACTTCAGTTAAGGAGAAAATATCCATGTTCTGTCATGTAGAGCCACAGCAG GTTATCTGTGTTCATGATGTTTCGTCAATATATAGAGTTCCTCTATTGCTGGAGGAACAGGGAGTTGTGGAATATTTCCGCCAGCGGCTGGATCTTCCCATCAGTCGCCAGCCTCGAAGATTACTCATGAAGTGGAAAGAGATGGCAGACAG ATATGAACGCTTGTTGGAATCCTGCAGTATTGCTTTAGTAGGAAAGTATACAAAATTCTCAGATTCTTATGCTTCTGTAATCAAGGCTCTGGAACATTCTGCACTAGCAATAAACCATCGCCTGGAAATCAAG TATATAGATTCTGCAGATTTAGAGCAAGAAACCCTTCAGGAAGAGCCTGTACGTTATCACGAAGCTTGGCAGAAGCTTTGCAGCTCAGA TGGGATCTTGGTTCCTGGAGGATTTGGGGTACGAGGAACAGAAGGGAAGATTCAGGCAATAGCCTGGGCACGAAAACAGAAGAAGCCTTTTTTGG GGGTGTGCCTAGGAATGCAGTTGGCTGTTGTTGAATTTGCACGAGATGTCCTGGGCTGGAAAG ATGCTAATTCCACAGAATTCAACCCTAAAACAAGTCATCCTGTG gTAATTGACATGCCCGAACATAACCCTGGTCAGATGGGGGGAACCATGAGGTTAGGCAAAAGAAGGACCATCTTTCATTACCAGAATTCAGTCATGA AGAAATTATATGGAGGCCATGAGTATGTAGAAGAGAGACACCGCCACAGATATGAG GTGAACCCAGAACTTCGAAGAGAGCTGGAAACCCGAGGCCTAAAGTTTGTAGGTCAGGATACTGAAGGAGAAAGGATGGAGATTGTTGAATTGGAAG ATCATCCTTATTTTGTTGGTGTTCAGTATCATCCAGAATTTCTATCACGTCCCATCAAGCCTTCACCTCCATATTTTGGCTTGTTACTGGCGTCTGTGGGAAGACTTTCTCAGTATATAGAAAGAGGATGCCGGCTTTCACCTAG atga